From a region of the Synechococcus sp. RS9916 genome:
- a CDS encoding NAD+ synthase, translated as MRIALAQINPLVGDLSGNAQRILEASRQAIDQQADLVVTPELAIWGYPPRDLLLNRARVNEQQQVMDQLSRELGELNAELGVLVGLVEGTADGQHPRLFNAAALIRQGQWEVVGRKQLLPTYDVFDESRYFRPADGPSMLTFPIGDRTWQLGLTLCEDLWVDPTLHGQRLKGPDPIAALATKKCDLLLNLSASPFGRDKTAVRHQLAQQAANRLQCPVVYVNQVGGNDELVFDGASFVMLPGKGAASAGFMPLQLPSCRESVAVWDAKASESSPLASTASPIPVEEELFRALVLGVRDYAGKCGFQQTLLGLSGGIDSALVAVIAAAALGGDRVQGLLMPSPWSSQGSIDDAAALASRLGLSTQTLPIAPLMHSYDAALTPALAGPPTDVTAENLQSRIRGTLLMAVANQQGQLLLTTGNKSELAVGYCTLYGDMNGGLAVIGDLYKSTVFAVCDWLDSNRSKPCRQDFHLPLDGELIGQAIREKPPSAELRPDQKDSDSLPDYALLDPLLKDLIEERCGREQLLKRGHPAAEVDRVQRLFRRSEFKRRQAAPLLKVSSQAFGSGWRLPIASG; from the coding sequence ATGCGCATTGCTCTGGCCCAGATCAATCCCCTGGTTGGTGACCTCAGCGGCAATGCCCAGCGCATCCTTGAGGCCAGCCGGCAAGCAATCGACCAACAGGCTGATCTGGTGGTGACGCCGGAACTGGCGATCTGGGGGTACCCGCCTCGCGACCTGCTGCTGAATCGAGCGCGGGTGAACGAACAACAACAGGTGATGGACCAGCTCAGCAGGGAACTGGGCGAGCTGAATGCAGAACTCGGGGTGCTTGTCGGCCTTGTCGAAGGGACTGCCGATGGCCAACACCCCCGTCTGTTCAACGCCGCAGCCTTGATCCGCCAGGGGCAGTGGGAAGTAGTGGGGCGCAAACAGTTGCTGCCCACCTACGACGTCTTCGACGAAAGCCGCTACTTCCGGCCTGCCGATGGGCCCTCAATGTTGACGTTCCCCATCGGAGACAGAACCTGGCAGCTGGGCCTCACCCTCTGCGAAGACCTGTGGGTGGATCCAACCCTGCATGGTCAGCGACTGAAGGGTCCCGATCCGATTGCCGCATTGGCGACAAAAAAGTGTGATCTGCTGCTCAACCTCTCAGCCTCACCCTTCGGACGGGACAAAACCGCCGTTCGCCATCAACTGGCGCAACAAGCGGCCAACCGTCTGCAGTGCCCAGTGGTGTACGTCAACCAGGTGGGCGGCAATGACGAACTGGTGTTCGACGGCGCCAGCTTCGTGATGCTGCCGGGCAAGGGGGCTGCCTCAGCAGGCTTCATGCCCCTGCAACTGCCGAGCTGCCGTGAATCCGTTGCGGTGTGGGATGCGAAAGCGAGCGAATCCAGCCCCTTGGCCTCCACAGCATCACCAATCCCAGTGGAAGAGGAGCTGTTTCGTGCCCTGGTGCTCGGTGTGCGCGACTACGCCGGTAAATGTGGCTTCCAGCAAACCCTGTTGGGCCTCAGTGGCGGGATCGATTCAGCCCTGGTAGCTGTGATTGCCGCCGCCGCCCTTGGGGGCGATCGCGTGCAGGGTCTGCTGATGCCGTCCCCTTGGAGTTCGCAGGGGTCGATCGACGACGCAGCAGCTCTCGCCAGCCGCCTGGGACTGAGCACTCAGACACTGCCGATCGCCCCACTGATGCACAGCTACGACGCGGCACTCACTCCAGCGCTGGCCGGACCGCCAACGGATGTGACCGCGGAAAACTTGCAATCCCGCATCCGCGGAACCTTGCTGATGGCCGTGGCCAATCAGCAGGGACAGCTGCTGCTCACCACCGGCAACAAATCCGAGTTAGCCGTGGGGTACTGCACGTTGTACGGCGACATGAACGGAGGGTTGGCTGTGATCGGCGACCTCTATAAATCCACCGTGTTTGCCGTGTGCGATTGGCTCGATAGCAACCGCTCCAAACCCTGCCGCCAAGACTTCCATCTCCCGCTTGATGGGGAACTCATAGGCCAGGCGATCCGCGAAAAACCGCCGAGTGCTGAACTCAGGCCGGATCAGAAAGACAGCGACTCCTTGCCGGACTATGCCCTGCTCGACCCTCTCCTGAAGGATCTGATTGAAGAGCGCTGCGGCCGCGAACAACTGTTGAAACGCGGCCATCCAGCAGCAGAGGTTGATCGGGTACAACGCCTGTTCCGGCGGTCTGAATTCAAACGCCGCCAAGCAGCCCCCCTGCTCAAGGTGAGCAGTCAGGCGTTTGGTAGCGGATGGAGGCTGCCGATCGCGTCTGGCTGA
- the ald gene encoding alanine dehydrogenase, giving the protein MAHSVLTAPMATIGVPSEIKVDEQRVALTPDAVRELVTQGLEVRVQSEAGAGAGISDQAFAAAGARVVTREEAWAAHLVVKVKEPQEEEFGFLRDDMVLFTYLHLAAYPKVGEALLNAGTTGVAYETVQLENGSLPLLAPMSEIAGRLAAQVGAHLLEQPHGGRGVLMGGCTGVQPARVVVLGAGTVGWNAARVAAAMDAEVMLLDRSPEKLRSLEAARRGRLMSVVSSRGLLERLVPSADLLIGAVLTPGGRAPTLVDEDLVKQMKPGSVIVDVAIDQGGCVASSKETTHTDPTVNIHGVQHYAVGNMPGAVPFTSTEALVSVTLPYILGIAGRGLEEAVTERPELLSGLNTVQGAVCHPGVAKALGLPPRHPMACLR; this is encoded by the coding sequence ATGGCCCACTCCGTTCTCACGGCACCCATGGCCACCATCGGTGTTCCGAGCGAAATCAAGGTGGATGAGCAACGGGTCGCGCTCACCCCAGATGCGGTGCGCGAGCTGGTCACCCAGGGACTGGAAGTGCGGGTGCAGAGCGAAGCCGGAGCCGGGGCCGGCATCAGTGACCAAGCTTTCGCAGCGGCAGGCGCGCGGGTGGTGACCCGGGAAGAGGCCTGGGCCGCCCATCTCGTGGTGAAAGTCAAAGAGCCTCAAGAGGAGGAATTCGGCTTCCTACGCGACGACATGGTGCTGTTTACCTACTTGCATCTCGCGGCGTACCCGAAGGTGGGTGAGGCCCTGCTGAATGCGGGCACCACCGGCGTCGCCTACGAGACGGTGCAGCTCGAAAACGGCAGCCTGCCCCTGCTGGCTCCCATGAGCGAAATCGCCGGACGCCTGGCAGCCCAAGTGGGAGCCCACTTGCTCGAGCAACCCCATGGCGGCCGTGGAGTCTTGATGGGCGGCTGCACCGGTGTACAGCCTGCTCGAGTGGTGGTATTAGGTGCCGGCACCGTGGGATGGAATGCGGCCCGCGTGGCAGCAGCGATGGATGCAGAAGTGATGTTGCTGGATCGATCCCCAGAAAAGCTACGCAGCCTGGAAGCAGCAAGGCGAGGCCGATTGATGAGTGTGGTGAGTAGCCGTGGACTGCTGGAACGTCTCGTACCCAGCGCCGACCTGCTCATTGGCGCCGTGCTCACTCCGGGAGGACGGGCCCCAACCCTTGTGGATGAAGACCTGGTCAAACAGATGAAGCCCGGTTCAGTGATCGTGGATGTGGCGATTGACCAGGGGGGGTGCGTGGCCAGCAGCAAAGAAACCACCCACACCGACCCCACCGTCAACATCCATGGCGTGCAGCACTACGCCGTCGGCAACATGCCAGGGGCTGTGCCCTTCACATCCACCGAAGCATTGGTGAGCGTCACCTTGCCCTACATCCTTGGCATCGCCGGCAGGGGACTGGAAGAAGCTGTCACCGAGCGGCCGGAACTTCTCTCCGGTCTCAACACAGTGCAGGGGGCGGTCTGCCATCCCGGAGTGGCCAAGGCACTCGGACTGCCGCCGCGACACCCAATGGCCTGCCTGCGCTGA